One Methanolobus sp. WCC4 DNA segment encodes these proteins:
- a CDS encoding TIGR00297 family protein, which yields MEDIPELFDEMEHEYRRQLLHAAFGLLILLFPLIGPRTLLIISFLIVMGLNFLPEDSRICRYLYKKPLPGSREMLTDRINEGLRSAKNLAISVFILLLISSLLELTSYQLPLYVIAGAIAISTFGTSAANFMRHRKKLQTLHIEHQDNDIHERYLLPSSIVLLAVGILTASFAGIWLIYWQQSDVSTNMVIFLAVIGSLTGALFESIPGDIDNNISVPLGSGMMMWLFSSFGYSVPPQQMLFALIFSIVLGYLAYRTRIADLSALFSAALLGVLIIVFSELFWFILLLTFFILGGGFTKYKYRYKESIGLAQSKGGVRSYENVFSNSTAALVLAVLYGIYPQHAELIIFAYLGTVATATGDTLASEVGTTARAQPIMITTLKPAKPGVDGAVTVLGEIAALLGAMVIGVLPVLFGKLDDALLVISITTAGGFLGTNVDSILGATLQNKGMLSNSGVNFVATFAGAIISGILYVVIV from the coding sequence ATGGAAGACATTCCTGAACTATTTGATGAAATGGAGCATGAATACAGAAGACAGTTACTTCATGCTGCCTTTGGTCTTCTGATACTGCTATTTCCTTTAATAGGTCCCAGGACACTGCTCATTATCAGTTTCCTTATAGTGATGGGACTCAACTTTCTACCGGAAGATTCACGCATCTGCAGATACCTTTACAAGAAACCACTTCCGGGTTCCCGGGAGATGCTTACAGACCGCATCAATGAAGGGCTCAGGAGTGCAAAGAACCTTGCGATATCGGTATTCATACTGCTGCTGATAAGCTCATTACTGGAACTAACTTCCTATCAACTGCCATTATATGTGATCGCAGGTGCCATCGCGATATCCACTTTCGGAACCAGTGCAGCGAATTTCATGCGCCACAGGAAGAAGCTTCAAACACTTCATATCGAGCATCAGGATAATGATATACATGAAAGATACCTGTTACCATCAAGCATAGTCCTCCTCGCTGTCGGAATATTGACAGCTTCCTTTGCCGGTATCTGGCTCATATACTGGCAGCAGAGCGATGTCAGTACTAACATGGTGATCTTCCTGGCGGTCATAGGTTCTCTTACAGGTGCACTTTTTGAATCGATTCCCGGAGACATTGACAATAATATCTCGGTGCCACTGGGTTCAGGAATGATGATGTGGCTCTTCAGTTCTTTCGGATACTCGGTTCCACCACAACAGATGCTCTTCGCACTTATCTTCTCTATAGTTCTGGGCTATCTGGCATACAGGACAAGAATCGCAGACCTCTCGGCACTTTTCAGTGCAGCACTTCTGGGAGTGCTCATCATAGTGTTCAGTGAACTCTTCTGGTTCATTCTCCTGCTGACATTCTTCATACTTGGTGGAGGATTCACCAAATACAAGTACAGGTACAAGGAGTCCATAGGACTTGCGCAATCAAAGGGTGGTGTCAGGAGCTATGAGAACGTTTTCAGCAACAGCACGGCTGCTCTGGTACTTGCGGTCCTGTACGGGATATATCCCCAGCATGCGGAACTCATAATCTTCGCATATCTGGGTACCGTGGCAACAGCAACAGGAGATACACTTGCCAGCGAAGTGGGTACTACTGCCCGTGCCCAGCCAATAATGATAACCACACTGAAGCCCGCAAAGCCCGGTGTTGACGGGGCGGTGACGGTACTTGGCGAGATAGCAGCGCTTCTCGGAGCCATGGTTATAGGTGTCCTTCCTGTCCTTTTTGGAAAGCTCGATGATGCACTCCTTGTAATAAGTATTACAACAGCAGGTGGTTTTCTGGGAACGAACGTTGACAGCATCCTTGGAGCCACACTTCAGAACAAAGGAATGCTTTCAAACAGTGGTGTCAACTTTGTGGCAACCTTTGCAGGTGCCATTATATCCGGTATCCTCTATGTGGTTATAGTTTAA